GAAATACAACTGCATACTTTCGTAGATGCAGGGAAAAATGGAATGGCAGCTGCATGTTTTCTTCGCCTTGCCAAGAATAGTATAATTCATTGTTCACTTATCACCTCTAAAACCAAAGTCGCACCGCTGAAACTCACATCGATTCCTCGACTGGAACTACAAGCAGCGTTGATAGGGACACGGCTCAGTCGAACAGTTATCAACAAACTTGGGATACGAATCTCTAGGAAGTTTTACTGGTCAGATTCGAGAGATGTTTTATGTTGGATTAACTCCGATCATCGTCGATATACTCAATTTGTCGGGTTCAGGATAACGGAGATCCTAGAGACTACGGAAGCACAGGAATGGCGATACGTACCAAGCAAACTAAACGTTGCCGACGATGGCACCAAGTGGGACAAACAACCTGATTTATCTCCCGACAGCAGGTGGTTCAATGGACCAGATTTCCTATGGACAACCGAAGACAAGTGGCCACAGTTAGGAATCCGGAACAAATCCACAGATGTTGAACTCGTAGCAAGCCTTTCCCTCCACTACGCTCTCTATGAACCGATTGTCCTCATCGCTGACTATTCTAGTTGGGTTCGGTTGAGAAATGTTGTAGCACGTGTGTTACGGTTCATAAAAAATTTGCGATCCAAGCAACGGAAACATCCAATCATCACAGGACCACTCGTCGGAAATGAACTCTGCGCTGCTGAAGCTTATTTGATTCGTCTCGCGCAACAAGAAGGTTACCCCGAGGAAGTCTCCGTTTTCCTGAGTTCAAGGCAGAAGGAAGACGGCTCAACAACGACCCTTCGGAAATCAAGCTCACTCTACAAGCTGACACCATGGCTGGACGAATGTGGCATTCTACGAATGAGAACTCGTATCGCAGCCTGTCAATATGCAACTGAAGATGCGAAGAAACCCATCATTCTACCAAGCAAGCACCATATCACTACCCTTATAATTTCGCACTACCACAACGAATATCATCACCAAAACCACGAAACGGTGATAAACGAACTGCGACAGAGATATCAAATCAAGCATCTACGCTCGCGCTTTCAACAAGTATGCAGAGATTGCCAGAGATGCAAGGTTGAACATGCCGCACCAAACCCTCCACTCATGGCAGATCTACCTCCTGGACGCCTGGCAGCATTCTCACGCCCGTTCACGCACACAGGAATATACTACTTCGGCCCAATCGAAGTAGTCGTTGGAAGGAGAGTCGAGAAACGTTGGGGAATGCTAGCGACCTGCTTGACCGTTCGAGCGATACATATCGAAGTAGTACACTCAATGACTACTAGTTCTTGTATCATGGCAATCCACAATTTCATCGCTAGGCGCGGGCAACCCTGTAAATTCTACAGCGCTCGGGGAACTAATTTCGTCGGGGCCGAGCGAGAACTGAAGAAGATGAGAGAAACGATCGATCATAACGTTATTATGAAAGAGTTTACCAATACCAAGACTGAGTGGTTGTTTAATCCACCATTGGCGCCACACATGGGCGGAAGCTGGGAGCGACTTATTCGTACAGTAAAGAACAACTTAATGGCCGTCTGCACAACGAAAAAGCCATCTGATGAAGTACTGCGTAACACACTAATCGAAATTGAAAACGTGGTTAATTCCCGTCCGCTTACGCACGTGCCGTCAGACGAAGACTCTGCTCCCGCTCTCACACCGAACCACTTCCTATTGGGATCGTCCAACGGAAACAAACCGCTCGTCACGATTAACAACTCTGGGCTCACCTTGAAGCAGAACTGGTGCACTTCCCAGGTCCTGGCAAATCTGTTTTGGAAGCGATGGCTT
The Toxorhynchites rutilus septentrionalis strain SRP chromosome 2, ASM2978413v1, whole genome shotgun sequence genome window above contains:
- the LOC129766961 gene encoding uncharacterized protein LOC129766961, translated to MFHYTFHVHSDNDESDEDLHRAVKEYFSIDSIGVCKPAKLLLSFEDERARSLLESRTRFNGERYETGLLFRYDDFRLPDSREMALRRHRSLEKRMAKDQRLAEVLQKKISDYTTKGYIHKLSNDEVKQHCSDTWFLPVFPVTTPNKPEKVRIVWDAAAKVHGKSLNSVLLKGPDLLSSLFEILLRFRIHPVAVTADIREMFHQVLIREEDQRYQCFFWTDEQGNLAVYKMKVMTFGACCSPSSAQYVKNINAERFKSEYPAAYEAITKSHYVDDLLISVASEDEAIQIAKDVRHVHAQSGFEIRNWISNSRRVTSALQEVNMEEKCLDLSSELSTEKVLGMWWNTTSDAFTYKIGWTRFDGALLNGQRRPTKREVLRILMSIFDPLGLIAHFLAYLKTLLQDIWRSGIEWDEEINDVAFTDWLTWLKVLPNVENVHIARSYSVRYPFTKADEIQLHTFVDAGKNGMAAACFLRLAKNSIIHCSLITSKTKVAPLKLTSIPRLELQAALIGTRLSRTVINKLGIRISRKFYWSDSRDVLCWINSDHRRYTQFVGFRITEILETTEAQEWRYVPSKLNVADDGTKWDKQPDLSPDSRWFNGPDFLWTTEDKWPQLGIRNKSTDVELVASLSLHYALYEPIVLIADYSSWVRLRNVVARVLRFIKNLRSKQRKHPIITGPLVGNELCAAEAYLIRLAQQEGYPEEVSVFLSSRQKEDGSTTTLRKSSSLYKLTPWLDECGILRMRTRIAACQYATEDAKKPIILPSKHHITTLIISHYHNEYHHQNHETVINELRQRYQIKHLRSRFQQVCRDCQRCKVEHAAPNPPLMADLPPGRLAAFSRPFTHTGIYYFGPIEVVVGRRVEKRWGMLATCLTVRAIHIEVVHSMTTSSCIMAIHNFIARRGQPCKFYSARGTNFVGAERELKKMRETIDHNVIMKEFTNTKTEWLFNPPLAPHMGGSWERLIRTVKNNLMAVCTTKKPSDEVLRNTLIEIENVVNSRPLTHVPSDEDSAPALTPNHFLLGSSNGNKPLVTINNSGLTLKQNWCTSQVLANLFWKRWLTDYLPEVTRRTKWFHAVKPITSGDIVVIVDPKMPRNCWPKGRVINTILGRDGQVRSATVQTAAGIYERPAAKLAVLDVQRVES